From the Hymenobacter yonginensis genome, one window contains:
- a CDS encoding NAD(P)-dependent oxidoreductase, producing the protein MQLFVYATLNDPARQLLLQQLPAGIHPTFRQDLPESQQQAAFQQAEVVFGNPPPEWFAAGAPATLQFWQIDSAGIDRYQELRVEFLVANVGDYFAWPCAETIVAGILGWYRAIPELAVLQSRRQWVGGPIRGRVGLLRDKRVVILGSGAIGQAVAEQLAGFRCHVQLLARTDARAQLHSREDLLAALPETDLVINCLPGSADQFFSTEMMQALPAHALYASVGRGNTTDEAALLAALQAGRLAGAVLDVTAQEPLPADNPLWSLPNVLLTQHSGGGQPREDEGKVEILLDNLHRLRHQQPLQNLVQLARGY; encoded by the coding sequence ATGCAACTCTTCGTGTACGCAACGCTCAACGACCCGGCCCGGCAGCTACTGCTCCAGCAGCTGCCCGCCGGCATCCACCCCACCTTCCGGCAGGACCTACCGGAAAGCCAGCAGCAGGCGGCTTTTCAACAGGCCGAAGTCGTATTTGGCAATCCGCCGCCGGAGTGGTTTGCGGCCGGGGCGCCGGCCACGCTGCAGTTCTGGCAGATTGACTCAGCCGGTATCGACCGGTATCAGGAGCTACGAGTGGAGTTTCTGGTGGCCAACGTGGGCGACTATTTCGCGTGGCCCTGCGCCGAAACCATCGTGGCGGGCATTCTGGGCTGGTACCGCGCCATTCCGGAGCTGGCCGTGCTGCAGAGCCGGCGGCAGTGGGTGGGCGGCCCCATCCGGGGCCGCGTGGGCCTGCTGCGCGACAAGCGGGTGGTGATTCTGGGCAGTGGCGCCATCGGGCAGGCCGTGGCCGAGCAGCTGGCGGGGTTCCGCTGCCACGTACAGTTGCTGGCCCGCACCGACGCCCGGGCTCAGCTCCACTCCCGCGAAGACCTGCTGGCCGCACTACCCGAAACCGACCTGGTAATCAACTGCCTGCCCGGCAGCGCCGACCAGTTTTTCTCGACCGAGATGATGCAGGCCCTGCCCGCCCACGCCCTCTACGCCAGCGTCGGGCGCGGCAACACCACCGACGAAGCCGCACTGCTGGCCGCCCTGCAAGCCGGCCGCCTGGCTGGCGCCGTCCTCGACGTGACGGCCCAGGAGCCGCTGCCTGCCGATAATCCGCTGTGGAGCCTGCCCAATGTGCTGCTCACCCAGCACAGCGGCGGCGGCCAGCCCCGCGAAGACGAAGGCAAAGTGGAAATCCTGCTCGACAACCTGCACCGCCTGCGCCACCAGCAGCCGCTGCAAAACCTGGTGCAGTTGGCCCGCGGGTATTGA
- a CDS encoding methyltransferase domain-containing protein: MQDLTHNQVQDYYGQQLRTQDDLQTNACCTDDIPDEHKRILAQLESEVLEKYYGCGVALPPLVEGCTVLDLGSGSGRDAYLLSKLVGQEGHVIGVDMTEEQLDVARRHIDTHTARFGYSRPNVEFRHGYIEDLYSAGLPDNSVDVVVSNCVLNLSTDKEATYREIFRVLKPGGELHIADVFSDRRVPEVLRQDPVLYGECLSGALYIDDFRRLLQKLGVDDYRLTASRRLTIGNPEIEAKVGNIGFYSLTVRAFKLALEDRCEDYGQVATYLGTIPGHPHAFVLDDHHRFETGRPMLVCGNTADMVGQTRYGAHFRVLGSKEQHFGLFPCGPTAAAPAGTDAAVASCGC; the protein is encoded by the coding sequence ATGCAAGACCTCACGCACAACCAGGTTCAGGACTACTACGGTCAGCAGCTGCGCACGCAGGACGACCTGCAAACCAATGCCTGCTGCACCGACGATATACCCGACGAGCACAAACGGATTCTGGCCCAACTGGAATCGGAAGTGCTGGAAAAATACTACGGCTGCGGCGTGGCCTTGCCGCCGCTGGTGGAAGGCTGCACCGTGCTTGACCTGGGCAGCGGCAGCGGCCGCGACGCCTATCTGCTGTCCAAGCTGGTGGGGCAGGAGGGCCACGTAATCGGGGTGGACATGACCGAGGAGCAGCTGGACGTGGCCCGCCGCCACATCGACACCCACACGGCGCGCTTTGGCTACTCGCGGCCCAACGTGGAGTTCCGCCACGGCTACATCGAAGACTTGTACTCGGCCGGCCTGCCCGATAACAGCGTGGACGTGGTGGTCAGCAACTGCGTGCTCAACCTCAGCACCGACAAGGAAGCCACCTACCGCGAGATTTTCCGGGTGCTGAAGCCCGGCGGCGAGCTGCACATTGCCGACGTATTCTCGGACCGCCGCGTGCCCGAAGTGCTGCGCCAGGACCCCGTGCTGTACGGCGAGTGCCTGAGCGGCGCGCTCTACATCGACGATTTCCGGCGCCTGCTGCAAAAGCTGGGCGTCGATGACTACCGCCTCACGGCCAGCCGCCGCCTCACCATCGGCAACCCCGAAATTGAGGCCAAAGTGGGCAACATCGGCTTCTACTCGCTCACGGTGCGGGCCTTCAAGCTAGCTCTTGAAGACCGGTGCGAAGACTACGGCCAGGTGGCCACCTACCTCGGTACCATCCCCGGCCACCCGCACGCCTTCGTCCTCGACGACCACCACCGCTTTGAAACCGGCCGCCCCATGCTGGTGTGCGGCAACACCGCCGACATGGTGGGCCAGACCCGCTACGGCGCGCACTTCCGCGTGCTGGGCAGCAAGGAGCAGCACTTCGGCCTGTTCCCGTGCGGCCCCACGGCCGCCGCGCCCGCCGGCACCGACGCCGCCGTGGCGTCCTGCGGCTGCTGA
- a CDS encoding glycine zipper domain-containing protein, whose product MKTIKLYAAMLSAVLLLGSTVSASDAAAQSGMSRKGKGAIIGGGTGAAAGAVIAGKGDRGKGAIIGGAAGAVGGAIIGRKRDKKKDPVRYRQYSKKD is encoded by the coding sequence ATGAAGACCATCAAACTATATGCGGCCATGCTGTCGGCCGTTCTGCTGCTGGGCAGCACAGTTTCCGCTTCCGACGCCGCTGCCCAGTCTGGCATGAGCCGGAAAGGCAAAGGCGCCATCATCGGGGGCGGCACGGGTGCCGCGGCCGGCGCCGTCATTGCCGGTAAAGGCGACCGGGGCAAAGGTGCCATCATTGGCGGCGCAGCTGGTGCCGTAGGCGGGGCCATCATCGGCCGCAAGCGCGACAAGAAAAAGGATCCGGTCCGCTACCGGCAGTACTCCAAGAAAGACTAG